The Chitinophagales bacterium genome has a segment encoding these proteins:
- a CDS encoding mechanosensitive ion channel — MPLLRHHLTQIIGYRWLAIGLVYNLLLCQVCVIFCALICPHHFDSFLRYANTCLMIFSLSAKMTYCKNRADKLIIKATKKKSAHYKFEKIKTKLNKIRRSQSYFMKRCQTREKTKNIAIAAIQQKFPNNDGSKVEFYYTNFGDSAIDFLLRFWVDAKENKTALEVKSEAIIAIKTAFDEHKINIPFPITTLIQQS, encoded by the coding sequence ATGCCTTTACTTCGCCACCACCTAACTCAAATAATTGGATACCGATGGCTCGCAATTGGGCTGGTTTATAATCTTCTACTTTGCCAAGTGTGTGTAATATTTTGTGCTTTGATTTGCCCTCATCATTTCGATAGCTTTCTAAGATACGCAAATACGTGCCTGATGATTTTTTCTCTATCCGCAAAAATGACATACTGCAAAAATAGAGCGGATAAACTAATTATAAAAGCAACCAAAAAAAAATCGGCTCACTACAAATTTGAAAAAATAAAAACAAAACTCAATAAAATAAGGCGTTCTCAGTCATATTTTATGAAAAGGTGTCAAACTCGAGAGAAAACTAAAAATATTGCAATAGCAGCAATACAACAAAAGTTTCCTAATAATGATGGCAGTAAAGTTGAGTTTTATTATACCAACTTTGGAGATAGTGCTATAGATTTTTTATTAAGATTTTGGGTAGATGCCAAAGAAAATAAAACTGCACTAGAGGTTAAGAGCGAAGCAATTATTGCTATTAAAACTGCTTTTGATGAACATAAAATTAATATTCCGTTTCCTATTACAACACTTATACAGCAAAGTTAA
- a CDS encoding amidohydrolase family protein, with the protein MHTTIIRNGLYFDGLGNSPQKKDVVIKNNIIDAVVDTAPTIDGAKEIDATGHWITPGFIDLHAHYDAEIEVMPSLDESLRHGVTTVIIGNCSLSAALGKDEDIVDLFARVENIPAKVLSDWIIGNVKWKNVREYYEHVDTLPLGCNVASFIGHSNIRIEAMGIERSFMEKNATKAEIDRMKGILNEAMQAGYLGMSVDMLPFHRWEGHFNPKYTGISVPSQRAAKSEYWKLSHVLRQYNRVLQITPNAVDKTSVATILKLSHGLYKKSLKTTIVAALDLKSNENIYKLLKLFSVLGNDVLRAKMLFQTLAEPFTVYGDGPITPLFEEFPSMIAAISASSEERKKLYKDEKFRAQFLKEWFHKADSVFPRALDQMIVVNSPDQSHIGKTFTQIAVEANKDAAEHFLDLFAEYDTAIRWKCDTSNHREKERMNLMSSKHCVPGFNDSGAHNVNMAFHDGGLQLLKQAMNNPEFMTIERAIQRITSEPSKFLGIDAGDISVGKRADLNIIDPTKLNSDVNSDVVEDYHPMFNGSYRLVKRSGKVVKHVFINGVEAYSNNGIVGFHEDLGKKKTFGQLLKSSWN; encoded by the coding sequence ATGCACACAACTATAATCAGAAACGGTTTATATTTTGATGGATTAGGCAACTCACCACAAAAAAAAGATGTGGTAATTAAAAATAATATCATTGATGCTGTTGTAGATACTGCACCAACTATTGATGGTGCTAAAGAAATTGATGCTACTGGACATTGGATTACTCCAGGATTTATTGACTTACATGCTCACTACGATGCAGAGATTGAAGTAATGCCAAGTTTAGATGAATCGCTTAGACATGGTGTTACTACTGTAATTATTGGCAATTGTTCGCTATCTGCTGCTCTTGGAAAAGATGAAGATATTGTTGACTTATTTGCTAGAGTAGAAAATATTCCTGCAAAAGTATTGAGCGATTGGATTATTGGTAATGTGAAATGGAAAAATGTTAGAGAGTACTACGAACATGTTGATACTTTGCCTTTAGGTTGTAATGTGGCAAGTTTTATAGGTCATTCTAATATAAGAATTGAAGCAATGGGAATTGAACGAAGCTTCATGGAAAAAAATGCGACCAAAGCAGAAATAGACCGAATGAAAGGCATTTTAAATGAAGCTATGCAAGCTGGCTATTTAGGTATGTCGGTAGATATGTTGCCATTTCATAGATGGGAAGGTCATTTCAATCCAAAATATACTGGTATTTCTGTGCCATCACAAAGAGCTGCAAAATCCGAGTACTGGAAATTATCACATGTATTAAGACAATACAATAGAGTACTACAAATAACACCAAATGCTGTTGACAAAACATCTGTTGCTACAATACTTAAATTAAGTCACGGTTTATATAAGAAAAGTTTAAAAACAACTATTGTTGCTGCTTTAGATTTAAAATCAAATGAAAACATATATAAACTATTGAAATTATTTAGTGTATTAGGAAATGATGTTTTAAGAGCTAAGATGTTGTTTCAAACATTAGCAGAACCATTTACTGTTTATGGTGATGGTCCTATTACGCCTTTGTTTGAAGAATTTCCATCGATGATTGCTGCTATTAGTGCTTCTTCTGAAGAAAGAAAAAAATTATACAAAGACGAAAAATTTAGAGCTCAATTTTTGAAAGAGTGGTTTCATAAAGCAGACTCTGTATTTCCGAGAGCATTAGATCAAATGATAGTAGTGAACTCGCCAGACCAATCACATATTGGAAAAACATTTACACAAATTGCTGTTGAAGCCAACAAAGATGCTGCAGAACATTTCTTAGATTTATTTGCCGAATACGATACTGCTATTCGTTGGAAATGCGATACTTCAAATCATAGAGAAAAAGAAAGAATGAATTTAATGTCATCTAAACACTGTGTTCCAGGTTTTAACGATAGTGGTGCACACAATGTTAATATGGCTTTTCATGATGGTGGTTTACAATTGTTGAAACAAGCCATGAACAATCCTGAGTTTATGACTATTGAAAGAGCAATACAAAGAATTACTAGTGAGCCATCTAAATTTTTAGGCATTGATGCTGGTGATATTTCTGTTGGAAAGAGAGCAGATTTGAATATTATTGATCCTACAAAACTTAACAGCGATGTTAATTCTGATGTTGTTGAAGATTATCATCCAATGTTTAATGGTAGCTATAGATTGGTTAAACGCTCTGGTAAAGTGGTTAAACATGTATTTATTAATGGTGTTGAAGCATATAGCAATAATGGTATTGTTGGATTCCATGAAGATTTAGGTAAGAAAAAAACATTTGGTCAATTACTAAAATCTAGTTGGAATTAA
- a CDS encoding GNAT family N-acetyltransferase — protein sequence MIIRQTKAIELSKVLAFYNTCNYGGGTTLNDVIVCAEQDGKILGVVRLCIENNILVLRGMQVDKQFQRQGIGKALLKHLNKIIGTQTCYCIPYGHLEHFYSSIGFEKIEEAHIPSHLLQRLNTYKQKDQSMIVMKK from the coding sequence ATGATAATTAGACAAACTAAAGCTATTGAGCTTAGTAAAGTCTTAGCATTCTATAATACTTGTAATTATGGTGGTGGTACTACTTTAAATGATGTAATTGTTTGTGCTGAACAAGATGGAAAAATATTAGGTGTAGTTAGACTTTGCATTGAAAATAATATTCTTGTTTTGAGAGGCATGCAAGTAGATAAACAATTCCAAAGACAAGGTATAGGAAAAGCATTACTAAAACATCTCAACAAAATAATTGGTACACAGACTTGTTATTGTATACCTTATGGTCATTTAGAACATTTTTATTCAAGTATTGGATTTGAAAAAATTGAAGAAGCTCATATACCTTCTCATTTATTACAAAGACTAAATACTTACAAACAAAAAGACCAATCTATGATTGTAATGAAAAAATAG
- a CDS encoding tyrosine--tRNA ligase — MGFVDELRWRGMLHDIMPETENLLNSGKVVKGYIGFDPTADSLGVGNMVQVMTLLHFQKAGHQPIALVGGATGMVGDPSGKSQERNLLSTEELEHNLACQKKQLEQFLDFDCGENSAKIVNNYDWFKEFKFLDFIRDVGKHMTINYMLAKESVQRRLENGLSFTEFSYQLIQGYDFYHLWKNDGVLLQMGGSDQWGNIVAGTELIRRKDAGEAYALTTQLIKKADGTKFGKSESGNIWLDAKKTSPYKFYQFWLHTKDKDIKNFISIFTLKNKEEIDNIIKEHEQAPHLWIAQKALAEDITKRVHGQTELDNAIKASNILFGNSTKEDFNTLSIEQLLDVFDGVPSFNISRDKLNAGVSLIDLLAVETNIMPSKGEARKMINSNAIAINMEKLSDEQQAIDTSFLIQDKLLVVKKGKKNNYLIVVE; from the coding sequence ATGGGATTTGTTGATGAATTGAGATGGCGTGGTATGCTACATGACATTATGCCTGAAACTGAAAATTTATTGAATAGTGGCAAAGTAGTAAAAGGTTATATTGGTTTTGATCCAACTGCAGATTCTCTTGGCGTTGGTAATATGGTACAAGTAATGACCTTGTTACATTTTCAGAAAGCAGGACATCAACCTATTGCATTAGTTGGTGGTGCAACTGGTATGGTTGGCGATCCAAGTGGAAAATCTCAAGAAAGAAATTTATTAAGTACAGAAGAATTAGAACACAATTTAGCTTGTCAGAAAAAACAATTAGAACAATTTTTAGATTTTGATTGTGGTGAAAATTCAGCCAAAATTGTAAACAACTATGATTGGTTTAAAGAGTTTAAATTTTTAGATTTCATTCGTGATGTTGGAAAACATATGACTATCAACTATATGTTAGCGAAAGAATCAGTACAAAGAAGATTGGAAAATGGTTTGTCGTTTACTGAATTTTCGTATCAATTAATACAAGGTTACGATTTCTATCACCTTTGGAAAAATGATGGCGTTTTACTACAAATGGGTGGAAGCGACCAATGGGGAAATATTGTAGCAGGAACAGAACTTATTCGTAGAAAAGATGCTGGAGAAGCGTATGCTTTAACTACACAATTAATTAAAAAAGCAGATGGTACTAAGTTTGGTAAAAGTGAAAGTGGAAATATTTGGTTGGATGCAAAAAAGACATCACCGTATAAATTTTATCAATTTTGGTTACATACTAAAGACAAAGACATAAAAAACTTTATAAGCATTTTTACTTTGAAGAATAAAGAAGAAATAGATAATATAATTAAAGAACACGAACAAGCTCCACATTTATGGATTGCTCAGAAAGCTTTAGCAGAAGATATTACTAAACGCGTTCACGGACAAACAGAATTAGATAATGCAATTAAAGCATCGAATATATTATTTGGCAATTCTACTAAAGAAGATTTTAATACACTAAGTATTGAACAACTATTAGATGTGTTTGATGGTGTTCCTTCTTTTAATATTAGTAGAGATAAACTCAACGCTGGTGTTAGTTTGATTGATTTATTAGCAGTTGAAACCAATATCATGCCATCTAAAGGTGAAGCTAGAAAAATGATAAACAGTAATGCCATTGCTATTAATATGGAAAAACTAAGCGATGAACAACAAGCTATTGATACTTCGTTTTTAATTCAAGATAAACTTTTAGTAGTAAAAAAAGGAAAGAAAAATAATTATTTAATAGTGGTTGAGTAA
- a CDS encoding PorV/PorQ family protein yields MKKCFLFIFTSLVVTLSAQPPKYSNDFMYIGVGAHNFGLGNAVVASTNDVTAGYWNPAGLTKIENNIQFSFMHSEYFASIAKYDYAGIAFPLDSNKHAFALNFLRFGVDDIPNTLELIEPDGTINYDNVKSFSVGDYGILLSYANQIIPNLSIGATAKVVHHKAGGFAKSWGFGVDVGAIYTIKDWKIGLTVKDITTTFNAWSFSFTDKEKQILAQTNNEIPKSSLEITLPRIQLGAAYNKQFKKVSLNAELDWEITTDGKRNTLIATNAFSMDPRLGVEAGFFEIFYLRAGVGNFQKIPDENGKNKMTVQPNLGVGLRFRSIFVDYAYTDVGKASNNQYSHVVSARVGINKRKDKNDKEPIVIPVEQNSNNVE; encoded by the coding sequence ATGAAAAAATGTTTTTTGTTTATATTTACATCACTTGTTGTAACACTTTCGGCTCAACCACCAAAGTATAGTAACGATTTTATGTATATTGGTGTAGGAGCTCATAACTTTGGTTTAGGCAATGCTGTCGTTGCTTCTACAAATGATGTAACTGCTGGTTATTGGAATCCCGCTGGTTTAACAAAAATTGAAAATAATATACAATTTAGCTTTATGCATAGCGAGTATTTTGCTAGTATTGCTAAATACGATTATGCTGGAATTGCATTTCCTTTGGATAGTAATAAACATGCATTTGCATTAAATTTTCTTCGTTTTGGTGTAGATGATATTCCGAACACTTTAGAACTAATTGAGCCAGATGGAACAATTAATTACGACAATGTAAAATCATTTTCTGTTGGAGATTATGGTATTTTACTGTCGTATGCCAATCAAATTATTCCTAATTTATCTATTGGAGCAACTGCAAAAGTAGTACATCATAAAGCTGGTGGTTTTGCAAAATCTTGGGGTTTTGGTGTCGATGTTGGTGCTATTTATACTATTAAAGATTGGAAGATTGGTTTAACAGTTAAAGATATTACTACTACATTTAATGCTTGGTCTTTTTCATTTACAGATAAAGAAAAACAAATTTTAGCTCAAACCAATAATGAAATTCCTAAGAGTTCATTAGAAATTACTTTGCCAAGAATTCAGTTAGGTGCTGCTTATAATAAACAGTTTAAAAAAGTAAGTTTAAATGCTGAGTTAGATTGGGAAATTACTACAGATGGTAAAAGAAACACACTGATTGCTACCAATGCGTTTAGTATGGATCCAAGATTGGGTGTAGAAGCTGGTTTTTTTGAGATTTTTTATTTAAGAGCAGGAGTGGGTAATTTTCAAAAAATACCTGATGAGAATGGAAAGAATAAAATGACCGTTCAGCCAAACTTAGGTGTTGGTTTAAGGTTTAGAAGTATTTTTGTAGATTATGCTTATACAGATGTAGGTAAAGCATCGAATAACCAATATTCGCATGTGGTTTCTGCTAGAGTTGGGATTAATAAAAGAAAAGATAAAAACGACAAAGAACCTATAGTAATTCCTGTTGAACAAAATTCAAATAATGTTGAATAA
- a CDS encoding T9SS type A sorting domain-containing protein: MNKIFACILLCTLFIFKAEAQTYGNEWIDYSKTYYKFTVNTNGLCRINYSNLVSAGINPSILKGSDIKLYRYGQEVPVYASTLNLFGTSDFIEFYGEMNDGSLDVALYKNPTTDQPHDRKSLFTDNAPYFLTIDPFVVNSRITAVTNDTTVHPTKEAYCYTTEEKFSTTKNDGVLAYAGVSDLYNSDFDMAEGYSGALSGGYTINTNNAYYASGLTANLKINFFVNQVSHSILVKAGNIFQYTDNFFGRMVRKLDLSFDANTINLTGNTSITAATQLTGESIRAIAVQLTYPCNYNFKNKSLFQFSIDKTNAVYFEVTNFSNGGLRPILYDVNNKQRYEGIVVGTKIVFNLPATALPKTKLILSTSDVTQINYITSLTARNFTNYAALNNQGNYLIISNVTFNTSTSGVNYLQEYKNYRNSVAGGSYNANIFYIDQLNDQYIYGVEQHPLAIRNFVNYAIDNFTIKPELAFIIGKGSDYQTNAYKYVQTYGTPASDNLLVARSATQNTPQIGIGRLSVVTNGDKIKTYLDKVKEYEAVQQDTLPSDMTPDNKAWMKSVVHLGGGFSSFEQDVFKAYLNGYKATIEAAKYGGKVYSVFKTSAEPVQVAQSVFIDSLIDNGVSLITFFGHSATTTLDFNLVPENYTNKGKYHLLLSNGCFVGNIFGSSANSYSERFVLAPEKAAIGFIAPIYLAIASTLNNYTTNFYNNISFNHYNEAIGNTLKAAASKVIGLPNTPLDPLMGEQMIFHGDPALKINTFTKPDYYIDASSITFNPFSPNVSNDSFQINIHIQNLGAAVNDYFTVNIDRIFPNGTIRSYSVRIPSTIREDDISIWIPTDPFIGAGINTFTIKVDYGDEIDEYSEFNNQVTITKVISADDILPLFPYEFCIVNNPNFKLTFNTADNFAPTRQYIFQIDTTELFNSPLLVTERVNAPGATIVWDPNIPHLEDKVYYWRGSLDTIYNNALNWRNSSFLYNTSLSTGWNQSHYFQYLKDKFVTLQLPNNRIFKYPNTFRTLRVINGIISDQSIETYFDNFLIARNSCDRRSFIFFVYDVNTNKNWQSYQIGNTGLGTYGDRNCVTNSIPLDITEFPTRYTDPTEGAYKRLVLTNFLNSIPDNAYVMGYSFYNAGYSQWNNDLAINGNSLFDAFENLGVTQIRNQQDNVPFVFFLQKNNPAFTPIQIKRPASEGIIDTTFIFSGNWTNGVMQSPLIGPSKLWKDFLFDWHALETPSNDLSNVDIIGIDTNGTRNILYNNISVNSLSLANINATTYPFLELEWNSTDRTHSTSPQLDYWRITYDKAPEAVVNPTITFHTSADSISMGDNYTATVAVQNVTPINMDSLLVKFTIINANNNVYEFYERIAPLPGMSSLDIVFNYNFPTPFYYGVNRIIVEVNPNNDQIEQFHYNNFAEFVVFVDKDNINPILDVTFDGRHITDNEYVSATPEILFRLKDENKQLALNDTNGFTIYLKDLSNPLNPIQITGSTEGVSFIPANAAQLATNNEARLYYKPTLADGEYELIAQGTDRSSNNAGIYDYTIRFKVDGKPSITNLLNYPNPFSTSTRFVFTITGSEVPNNFRIQIYSVSGKMVKEISRAELGNIHIGTNITDFAWDGTDTYGDKLANGVYFYKVIAKSNDGANIELRPTAADKYFENGYGKLYIAR, from the coding sequence ATGAATAAAATATTTGCTTGTATACTATTGTGTACGCTGTTTATTTTTAAAGCAGAAGCACAAACTTATGGCAATGAATGGATAGATTATTCTAAAACTTATTATAAATTTACAGTTAATACAAATGGCTTGTGTAGAATTAATTATAGTAATCTAGTCAGTGCAGGTATTAATCCATCTATTTTAAAAGGTTCAGATATTAAGTTGTATAGATACGGACAAGAAGTTCCTGTATATGCTTCTACCTTGAATTTGTTTGGCACAAGTGATTTTATTGAGTTTTATGGAGAAATGAACGATGGTAGTTTAGATGTAGCTTTGTATAAAAATCCAACAACAGATCAACCACACGATAGAAAAAGTTTGTTTACAGATAATGCTCCATATTTTTTAACCATAGATCCATTTGTAGTTAATTCAAGAATTACAGCTGTTACAAACGATACTACGGTTCATCCAACAAAAGAAGCGTATTGTTATACTACCGAAGAAAAATTTTCTACTACAAAAAATGACGGTGTTTTAGCTTATGCAGGTGTAAGTGATTTATACAATTCTGATTTCGATATGGCAGAAGGTTATTCTGGTGCTTTAAGTGGAGGTTATACTATAAATACAAATAATGCGTATTATGCAAGTGGACTAACGGCTAATCTTAAAATTAATTTCTTTGTCAATCAAGTGAGCCATAGTATACTAGTAAAGGCAGGAAATATATTTCAATATACGGATAATTTTTTTGGTAGAATGGTAAGAAAACTAGATTTATCTTTTGATGCTAATACTATAAACTTAACGGGTAATACTAGTATAACTGCTGCTACACAACTTACTGGCGAATCTATTAGAGCAATTGCAGTGCAATTAACCTATCCTTGTAATTATAATTTTAAAAATAAATCATTATTTCAATTTAGCATAGATAAAACCAATGCAGTTTATTTTGAAGTTACTAATTTTAGTAATGGTGGTTTAAGACCAATTTTATATGATGTAAATAATAAACAAAGGTATGAAGGAATTGTTGTTGGAACTAAAATTGTATTTAATTTACCAGCAACTGCATTACCTAAAACTAAATTAATTTTATCTACCAGCGATGTAACGCAGATTAATTATATTACTTCGTTAACTGCTAGAAATTTTACCAATTATGCAGCTTTAAATAATCAAGGAAATTATTTAATTATATCTAATGTTACATTTAATACAAGTACTAGCGGTGTAAATTATTTACAAGAGTATAAAAACTATAGAAACTCTGTTGCAGGAGGAAGTTATAATGCTAATATCTTTTACATCGATCAATTAAACGATCAGTATATTTATGGTGTAGAGCAACATCCATTGGCTATTAGAAATTTTGTAAACTATGCTATAGATAATTTTACTATTAAACCAGAGTTAGCATTTATTATTGGAAAAGGATCTGATTATCAGACTAACGCTTATAAATATGTACAAACATATGGAACGCCAGCTTCCGATAATTTATTAGTAGCTCGTTCTGCTACACAAAATACACCACAAATAGGTATAGGTCGATTATCTGTTGTTACAAATGGCGATAAAATTAAAACCTACTTAGATAAAGTTAAAGAGTACGAAGCCGTTCAGCAAGATACACTGCCATCAGATATGACACCAGATAATAAAGCGTGGATGAAAAGTGTAGTGCATTTAGGTGGAGGTTTTTCTAGTTTTGAACAAGATGTATTTAAAGCATATTTAAATGGTTATAAAGCAACTATAGAAGCTGCTAAATATGGTGGGAAAGTGTATAGTGTTTTTAAAACAAGTGCAGAGCCAGTACAAGTTGCTCAAAGTGTTTTTATAGATTCACTTATTGATAATGGTGTTTCTTTAATTACTTTTTTCGGTCACTCTGCTACTACCACACTTGATTTTAATTTAGTACCAGAAAATTATACCAATAAAGGAAAGTATCATTTGTTATTATCGAATGGTTGTTTTGTAGGGAATATTTTTGGTAGCAGTGCTAATAGCTATAGTGAAAGATTTGTACTAGCACCAGAGAAAGCGGCTATTGGATTTATTGCTCCAATATATTTAGCTATTGCTTCTACTTTAAATAACTATACGACTAATTTTTATAATAATATATCATTTAATCATTATAATGAGGCAATAGGAAATACTTTAAAAGCAGCTGCATCAAAAGTAATTGGCTTGCCTAATACACCTTTAGATCCATTAATGGGAGAACAGATGATTTTTCATGGAGATCCAGCACTAAAAATAAATACATTTACTAAACCAGATTACTACATAGATGCTAGTAGTATTACATTCAATCCTTTTAGTCCAAATGTGTCTAACGATTCTTTTCAAATAAATATTCACATACAAAATTTAGGTGCAGCTGTAAATGATTATTTTACAGTTAATATTGATAGAATTTTTCCTAATGGAACTATAAGATCATATAGTGTGCGTATTCCAAGTACCATAAGAGAAGATGATATAAGTATTTGGATTCCAACAGATCCATTTATTGGTGCAGGAATTAATACATTTACGATAAAAGTAGATTATGGTGATGAAATAGATGAATATTCAGAGTTCAACAACCAAGTTACTATAACTAAAGTAATTAGTGCCGATGATATTTTGCCTTTGTTTCCCTACGAGTTTTGTATAGTTAATAATCCAAATTTTAAACTAACTTTTAATACTGCCGATAATTTTGCGCCAACAAGACAATACATTTTTCAAATAGATACTACAGAATTGTTTAATTCTCCTTTATTAGTTACAGAAAGAGTAAATGCACCAGGAGCTACTATCGTTTGGGATCCAAATATTCCACATTTAGAAGATAAAGTATATTATTGGCGTGGCAGTTTAGATACGATATACAATAATGCATTAAATTGGAGAAATAGTTCTTTCCTATATAATACATCACTAAGTACTGGTTGGAATCAATCGCATTATTTTCAATATTTAAAAGATAAATTTGTAACACTGCAACTTCCAAATAATAGAATTTTTAAATATCCAAATACATTTAGAACACTTAGAGTTATTAATGGAATTATTAGTGATCAATCTATAGAAACTTATTTTGATAACTTTTTAATTGCTAGAAACTCTTGTGATAGAAGAAGTTTTATTTTCTTTGTTTATGATGTTAATACTAATAAAAATTGGCAATCTTATCAAATAGGTAATACTGGACTTGGAACTTATGGAGACAGGAATTGTGTAACAAACTCTATTCCTTTAGATATAACAGAATTTCCTACAAGATATACCGATCCAACAGAAGGAGCTTATAAAAGATTAGTACTTACTAATTTCTTAAACTCTATTCCAGATAATGCTTATGTAATGGGTTATTCTTTCTATAATGCTGGTTATTCTCAATGGAATAACGATTTAGCTATTAATGGAAACTCTCTTTTTGATGCTTTTGAAAACTTAGGTGTAACACAAATTCGTAATCAACAAGATAATGTGCCTTTTGTATTTTTCTTACAAAAAAATAATCCTGCATTTACGCCAATTCAAATAAAACGACCAGCTTCAGAAGGTATTATAGATACTACTTTTATTTTTTCTGGCAATTGGACAAATGGTGTAATGCAATCGCCTTTAATTGGGCCATCAAAACTTTGGAAAGATTTTTTATTTGATTGGCATGCATTAGAAACGCCTAGTAATGATTTAAGTAATGTAGATATTATTGGTATTGATACAAATGGTACTAGAAATATATTATATAATAATATTTCTGTTAATTCACTATCATTAGCTAATATAAATGCAACAACATATCCGTTCTTAGAGTTAGAATGGAACTCTACAGACAGAACGCATAGCACTTCACCACAACTCGATTATTGGCGAATTACTTACGACAAAGCTCCAGAAGCAGTAGTCAATCCAACAATTACATTTCATACATCAGCAGATTCAATTTCCATGGGAGATAATTATACTGCAACTGTAGCAGTGCAAAATGTTACTCCAATAAATATGGATAGCTTATTGGTGAAGTTTACAATTATCAATGCTAATAATAATGTATATGAGTTTTATGAACGAATAGCTCCACTTCCAGGTATGTCTAGTTTAGATATCGTTTTTAATTATAATTTTCCTACACCTTTTTATTATGGAGTAAACAGAATTATAGTAGAAGTTAATCCAAATAATGACCAAATAGAGCAATTTCACTATAATAACTTTGCAGAATTTGTAGTATTTGTAGATAAAGACAATATCAATCCAATTTTAGATGTAACTTTTGATGGAAGGCATATCACAGACAATGAATATGTTTCTGCTACACCAGAAATTTTATTTAGACTAAAAGATGAGAACAAACAATTGGCTTTGAATGATACCAATGGTTTTACAATATATTTAAAAGATTTAAGCAATCCTTTGAATCCAATTCAAATTACAGGAAGTACAGAAGGTGTTTCGTTTATTCCAGCCAATGCAGCTCAGTTAGCAACTAATAACGAAGCAAGGTTGTACTACAAACCAACACTAGCAGATGGCGAATATGAATTAATAGCACAAGGAACAGACAGAAGTAGTAATAATGCAGGAATTTATGATTATACCATTCGCTTTAAAGTAGACGGAAAACCATCAATTACTAATTTATTGAATTATCCAAATCCGTTTTCTACTTCTACTAGGTTTGTATTTACTATTACAGGAAGTGAAGTGCCTAATAATTTTAGAATTCAAATATATAGTGTAAGTGGTAAAATGGTGAAAGAAATTTCTAGAGCAGAATTAGGCAATATTCATATTGGTACTAATATTACCGACTTTGCTTGGGACGGAACAGATACTTATGGTGATAAATTAGCTAATGGTGTTTACTTCTATAAAGTAATTGCTAAATCAAATGATGGTGCTAATATAGAACTCAGACCAACTGCCGCCGATAAATACTTTGAAAATGGTTATGGCAAATTATATATTGCTAGATAA
- a CDS encoding 2Fe-2S iron-sulfur cluster binding domain-containing protein: protein MQSKVKIILDGLEHELIVDERDKILDAAIDADLDPPHACRVAACCSCKALLIEGEVEMDDDEPLTEEEIAEGFILTCQSHPKSERVVISYDEG, encoded by the coding sequence ATGCAATCGAAAGTAAAAATAATATTAGATGGTTTAGAACATGAATTAATTGTAGATGAGCGAGATAAAATTTTAGACGCTGCAATTGATGCTGATTTAGATCCACCACATGCTTGTAGAGTAGCGGCTTGTTGTAGTTGTAAAGCATTGTTAATAGAAGGCGAAGTAGAAATGGACGATGATGAACCATTAACAGAAGAAGAGATTGCAGAAGGATTTATATTAACTTGTCAGTCGCATCCAAAATCAGAGCGAGTAGTTATTTCTTACGACGAAGGTTAA